From the Apus apus isolate bApuApu2 chromosome 4, bApuApu2.pri.cur, whole genome shotgun sequence genome, one window contains:
- the LOC127384043 gene encoding rap1 GTPase-GDP dissociation stimulator 1-like — MHKSLSFTYTEEMKKPCIEADLVLTLIPLLESTDQEMLLHAGRAIGRMCYDNRDLQEELVKVGVITSLVRILTDYAESEPLVHVDLLALCNLADLDTAKEALSKTKVAEQLVKQLRRADNHERLEMVFEVLQALAENDALKVQLVEAGVQEVLSEILLRLQGRSQAEDTCIVKAASDLIVSLLVGDGNCVRMVQLGVIHLLLDLLQKHVESKDVSVQHAALSALRNLAIPVVNKVQILEEGVAERIQTLLRSEVPPVQFKLLETLRMLADGQADAAEILGQDPMLLTSLVQWCNANDHTGVHREANRLLASILRHNRSQEVVKAIQEAQGVKPLVSMTTSKHDATQNEALNALTIASALDLEILEESFKESQLVQSLHKLLQDDNASPEVKYNSLGLLCSLLNSGDLRQEIEEDKIKETLEQLCSHSNANVVKEAVTTLQVLRGETPH; from the exons atgcacaagtctctctcttttacATACACAGAGGAAATGAAGAAACCATGTATTGAAGCAGATTTGGTTCTAACTCTGATACCTTTGCTGGAGAGCACAGATCAAGAAATGCTGCTTCATGCTGGGAGAGCTATTGGACGCATGTGTTATGATAATC GGGATCTTCAGGAAGAGCTGGTTAAGGTAGGAGTAATCACATCACTAGTCCGAATACTAACCGATTATGCAGAGAGCGAACCACTTGTCCATGTTGATCTGTTGGCTTTATGCAATCTTGCAGACCTTG ATACAGCCAAGGAAGCTCTCAGCAAGACAAAGGTTGCTGAACAGCTGGTGAAACAACTGAGAAGAGCAGACAACCATGAGAGGTTAGAAATGGTCTTTGAGGTCCTGCAAGCACTTGCAGAAAACG ATGCTCTGAAAGTGCAGTTGGTGGAGGCAGGCGTGCAAGAAGTGCTGTCTGAGAtcctgctgaggctgcagggtAGATCACAAGCTGAAGACACATGCATTGTGAAGGCTGCGTCAGACCTCATTGTCTCTCTGCTTGTTGGAG ATGGCAACTGTGTCCGAATGGTACAGCTGGGAGTCATACATCTGCTTCTGGATCTTTTGCAGAAACATGTGGAGAGTAAGGATGTGTCTGTTCAACATGCTGCACTCAGTGCTCTTCGAAATCTCGCTATACCAG ttgttaACAAGGTTCAAATACTGGAGGAAGGTGTGGCAGAACGGATCCAGACACTTCTAAGGTCAGAGGTGCCTCCTGTGCAGTTTAAACTTCTGGAAACATTACGAATGTTAGCAGATGGTCAAG ctgatGCTGCTGAAATCCTGGGCCAAGACCCCATGCTGCTGACCAGCCTCGTGCAGTGGTGCAACGCCAACGACCACACCGGTGTCCACAGAGAAGCAAACCGGCTGCTGGCATCCATCCTGCGCCACAACAGATCCCAA GAAGTggtcaaagccatccaggaGGCACAAGGAGTGAAGCCTCTGGTTTCTATGACAACAAGCAAACATGATGCCACACAGAATGAGGCTCTGAATGCTCTGACAATAGCATCTGCACTTGATTTAG aaatcctTGAGGAATCTTTTAAGGAATCACAGCTGGTTCAAAGCTTACACAAACTTCTACAAGATGATAATGCAAGTCCTGAGGTGAAATATAATTCATTGGGTCTTCTGTGCAGTCTTCTTAATTCAG GTGATCTGAGACAAGAAATAGAAGAGGACAAGATTAAAGAAACCCTTGAACAACTCTGCAGTCACAGCAATGCAAATGTGGTCAAGGAAGCTGTCACAACATTACAGGTTTTGAGAGGAGAGACACCCCACTAa